One Campylobacter pinnipediorum subsp. caledonicus genomic window carries:
- the dapA gene encoding 4-hydroxy-tetrahydrodipicolinate synthase translates to MKQQIIGAMTALITPFKNNKIDEETYEKLILRQIKNGIDAVVPVGTTGESATLTHDEHRVCIEIAVNVCKNTNTKVLAGAGSNATHEAIDIAQFAQKNGADGILSVAPYYNKPMQNGLYEHYKAIASSIDIPVLLYNVPGRTGSDIMPQTALKLFKDCKNIYGIKEATGKIDRCVDLLAHEPDLVVISGEDAINYPILANGGKGVISVTSNLLPDNISDLTHLALEEKFIQAKKINDMLYDINKIMFCESNPIPVKAAMYLAGLTPVLEYRLPLTKPSNENLKNIEKIMKNYNIKGF, encoded by the coding sequence TGACAGCATTGATAACACCATTTAAAAATAATAAAATAGATGAAGAAACTTATGAAAAACTAATCCTTAGACAGATAAAAAACGGGATAGATGCCGTGGTGCCGGTTGGAACAACTGGAGAAAGTGCAACTCTAACGCATGATGAGCATAGAGTTTGTATAGAAATAGCAGTTAATGTCTGTAAAAATACAAATACAAAAGTATTGGCTGGAGCTGGGAGTAACGCCACGCATGAAGCCATAGATATAGCTCAGTTTGCACAAAAAAATGGAGCTGATGGTATACTTTCTGTAGCACCTTATTATAACAAGCCTATGCAAAATGGATTATACGAACACTATAAAGCTATAGCAAGTAGTATAGATATACCAGTTTTATTGTATAATGTTCCAGGAAGAACAGGCTCTGATATAATGCCTCAAACAGCTCTTAAGCTTTTTAAAGATTGTAAAAATATATATGGCATAAAAGAGGCAACAGGAAAAATAGATAGATGTGTTGATCTGTTAGCACACGAGCCTGATTTGGTAGTAATAAGCGGAGAAGATGCCATAAATTACCCTATTTTAGCAAATGGTGGTAAGGGTGTCATATCTGTAACATCAAATTTATTACCAGATAATATATCTGATTTAACACATTTAGCTTTAGAAGAAAAATTCATACAAGCTAAAAAAATAAATGATATGTTATATGATATTAATAAAATTATGTTTTGTGAAAGCAATCCAATACCAGTAAAAGCAGCTATGTATTTAGCTGGATTAACACCTGTACTTGAATATAGATTGCCATTAACAAAACCAAGTAACGAAAACTTAAAAAATATAGAAAAAATTATGAAAAACTATAATATAAAAGGATTTTAA
- a CDS encoding enoyl-ACP reductase has protein sequence MYLKDDFQNKTLVISGGTRGIGRSIVLEFAKMGANIAFTYNSNEELAKQQALDLEKEYNIKARAYALNILEPEMYKDLFLKIDEDFDRVDFFISNAIIAGRSVAGGYTKFLKLRPRGINNIFTATVNAFVVGAQEAAKRMQKVGGGSIISLSSTGNLVYIQNYAGHGTAKAAVEAMARYAATELGELNIRVNIVSGGPIDTDALKAFTNYEEVKEVTSKLSPLNRMGQPDDLAGACLFLCSSKASWVTGHTFVIDGGTTFK, from the coding sequence ATGTATTTAAAAGATGATTTTCAAAATAAAACTTTAGTAATTAGCGGTGGAACCAGAGGGATAGGAAGATCTATTGTCTTAGAATTTGCAAAAATGGGTGCAAATATTGCTTTTACCTATAACTCAAACGAAGAGCTTGCAAAACAACAAGCATTGGATTTAGAAAAAGAATACAATATAAAAGCTAGAGCTTATGCTTTAAATATACTAGAGCCAGAAATGTATAAAGATTTGTTTTTGAAAATAGATGAAGATTTTGATAGAGTTGATTTTTTTATATCAAACGCAATTATAGCTGGTCGTTCTGTAGCTGGCGGTTATACTAAATTTTTAAAATTAAGACCAAGAGGAATAAACAATATCTTTACAGCAACAGTAAATGCATTTGTTGTTGGAGCTCAAGAAGCGGCAAAAAGAATGCAAAAAGTTGGAGGTGGAAGCATAATATCTCTTTCATCAACTGGGAATTTGGTCTATATACAAAACTATGCTGGACATGGAACAGCAAAAGCAGCTGTTGAAGCCATGGCAAGGTATGCAGCAACAGAACTTGGAGAGCTTAATATAAGAGTAAATATCGTAAGTGGAGGTCCTATAGACACAGATGCTTTAAAAGCATTTACAAACTACGAAGAGGTAAAAGAAGTAACATCAAAACTTAGTCCTTTAAATAGAATGGGCCAGCCTGATGATTTAGCAGGAGCATGTCTATTTTTATGTTCAAGCAAGGCAAGCTGGGTGACAGGACATACATTTGTTATCGATGGAGGAACAACATTTAAATGA
- the pgsA gene encoding CDP-diacylglycerol--glycerol-3-phosphate 3-phosphatidyltransferase — MSLNLPNSLAFFRILLAPLMFYILINAQSNFSYVHISWINYFAGLIFVIASVTDFFDGYIARAWDQKTKLGAILDPLADKMLILAAFLGLMMIQRANPWAVYIILVREFFITGFRVVVASEGLNVSASIAGKIKTVFQMIAIGWLVMQWSFSDALLWLSVILTLYSGLEYIITYIKAR; from the coding sequence ATGAGTCTAAATCTGCCAAATTCACTAGCTTTTTTTAGAATACTATTAGCACCGTTGATGTTTTATATACTTATAAATGCACAGTCTAATTTTTCATATGTGCATATAAGTTGGATAAATTATTTTGCTGGGCTTATTTTTGTTATAGCTAGTGTAACAGACTTTTTTGATGGATATATAGCAAGAGCATGGGACCAAAAAACAAAACTTGGTGCCATACTTGATCCATTGGCTGATAAAATGCTTATATTGGCAGCTTTCTTAGGTCTTATGATGATACAAAGAGCAAATCCTTGGGCTGTATATATAATACTAGTAAGGGAGTTTTTTATAACTGGTTTTAGAGTTGTTGTTGCAAGTGAGGGTTTAAATGTTTCGGCCTCTATAGCTGGAAAAATAAAAACAGTTTTTCAAATGATAGCCATAGGATGGCTTGTAATGCAATGGTCATTTTCAGATGCATTGCTTTGGTTGTCAGTAATTTTAACACTATATTCAGGTCTTGAATATATTATAACTTACATAAAAGCAAGATAA
- the hypF gene encoding carbamoyltransferase HypF: MIQSYKFEISGLVQGVGFRPFVYSLAIKHNLFGNVYNDDSGVKISIYGDENNINFFEKDLVKKLPPLARIDDIKKYKIDEKFDKFEIIESKQAKKISPILPDFALCKDCEREFFDPTNHRFNYPFINCTNCGPRFSIIQSLPYDRKNTTMSVFKMCKTCESEYTNPLDRRYHAQPISCPDCGPRLMLKDKDKNILSIDEKAIKTACDLINNGKILAIKGLGGFHLVCNAFDENVVNKLREKKHRPHKPFAIMSKNIGSAKQNAHISKDEEELLTSNLKPIVLLKTKNETKIAKSVAPNLNKIGLMLPFSGIHLALFKYLKCDIIATSANMSSQPVIYKEDQLLNSLSDVIDFYLDHDREIFFPSDDSIGFVNNKKTFFIRTSRGLNPNFISTNSNKKGVFLALGAELKNQFAIYNNGTIIISPYIGDLKNVATFDRFLDVLNLFQSTYELKFDEVIADLHPQFLNLKYAKSKQYKITQIQHHYAHLLSVILENNLSLDKKYLGFCFDGTGFGDDGKIWGGEVFEINGKNYNRLYHFDEFLLLGGESSIKNIHKLALSVIFKYDIEVEAREFLDQFDSKTIKNLKLISKNNQSSIKTSSLGRIFDAFACIVLGINNISYEAQTGMELEKFYDENLDFSYEFKLDDGIINFKDAFLGALKDDKIKASTGFINGVANLMCKIAIKEDLEVIFSGGVFQNSILLNAIHNKFKHHNIKYYENSKFCSNDSNICLGQIQYLLI, translated from the coding sequence TTGATTCAATCATATAAATTTGAAATTTCCGGCCTAGTTCAAGGTGTTGGATTTAGACCTTTTGTGTATTCATTGGCAATCAAACACAACCTTTTTGGCAATGTATACAACGATGATAGTGGTGTAAAAATCAGTATTTACGGAGATGAAAATAATATAAATTTTTTTGAAAAAGATCTGGTCAAAAAACTACCTCCGCTTGCTAGAATTGATGATATAAAAAAATACAAAATAGATGAAAAATTTGATAAATTTGAAATCATAGAATCTAAACAAGCAAAAAAAATATCACCAATACTTCCTGATTTTGCACTTTGTAAAGATTGTGAAAGAGAATTTTTTGATCCAACAAATCACAGATTTAACTATCCGTTTATAAATTGCACAAACTGTGGCCCTAGATTTAGTATAATACAATCATTACCATATGACAGAAAAAACACAACAATGAGCGTATTTAAAATGTGTAAAACTTGTGAAAGTGAATATACAAACCCTTTAGACAGAAGATATCACGCACAGCCAATTTCTTGCCCCGATTGTGGGCCTAGGTTAATGCTAAAAGATAAAGATAAAAATATATTATCTATAGATGAAAAAGCTATAAAAACAGCATGTGATCTAATAAATAATGGAAAAATACTTGCCATAAAAGGTCTTGGTGGATTTCATTTAGTTTGCAATGCATTTGATGAAAATGTAGTTAATAAATTAAGAGAGAAAAAACATAGGCCTCATAAACCATTTGCGATAATGTCAAAAAATATAGGCTCGGCAAAACAAAATGCTCATATATCAAAAGATGAAGAAGAGCTTTTAACATCAAATTTAAAGCCAATAGTTCTTCTAAAAACAAAAAATGAAACAAAAATAGCAAAAAGTGTAGCTCCAAATTTAAACAAAATAGGATTAATGCTTCCATTTAGCGGAATTCATCTAGCTCTTTTTAAGTATCTAAAATGCGATATAATAGCAACTAGTGCAAATATGTCATCACAACCAGTTATATACAAAGAAGATCAGCTATTAAATTCCTTATCAGATGTTATTGATTTTTATTTAGATCACGATAGAGAGATATTTTTTCCAAGTGATGATAGTATAGGATTTGTAAACAATAAAAAAACATTTTTTATAAGAACATCAAGAGGACTTAATCCAAATTTTATAAGCACAAACTCAAACAAAAAAGGAGTTTTTTTAGCACTTGGAGCTGAGCTTAAAAATCAATTTGCTATATACAACAACGGAACTATAATCATAAGCCCATATATAGGTGATCTGAAAAATGTAGCAACCTTTGATAGATTTTTAGATGTCTTAAACTTATTTCAAAGTACATATGAGCTTAAATTTGATGAAGTTATAGCTGACTTACACCCTCAATTTTTGAACTTAAAATATGCTAAGTCAAAACAATACAAAATAACGCAAATTCAACACCATTATGCACATTTGCTTAGTGTTATTCTTGAAAATAATCTATCTTTGGATAAAAAATATCTTGGATTTTGTTTTGATGGAACTGGTTTTGGGGATGATGGTAAGATTTGGGGTGGCGAAGTTTTTGAAATAAATGGCAAAAATTACAATAGACTCTATCATTTTGATGAATTTTTATTGCTAGGTGGAGAAAGTAGCATAAAAAATATACATAAATTAGCACTTAGCGTGATATTTAAATACGATATAGAAGTTGAAGCTAGAGAATTTCTAGATCAATTTGATAGCAAAACTATAAAAAATTTAAAACTAATATCAAAAAATAATCAATCATCAATAAAAACAAGCTCTCTTGGTAGGATATTTGATGCTTTTGCTTGTATAGTGCTTGGTATAAATAATATAAGTTATGAAGCACAAACTGGAATGGAGCTTGAAAAATTTTATGATGAAAATTTAGATTTTAGCTATGAATTTAAATTAGATGATGGTATTATAAATTTTAAAGATGCTTTCCTGGGTGCTTTAAAAGATGACAAGATAAAAGCTTCAACTGGATTTATAAACGGAGTAGCAAACTTAATGTGTAAAATAGCAATAAAAGAAGATTTGGAGGTTATTTTTTCTGGTGGTGTTTTTCAAAATAGCATACTTTTAAATGCAATTCATAATAAATTCAAACATCATAATATAAAATACTATGAAAATTCAAAATTTTGTTCCAATGATTCAAATATATGCTTAGGACAAATTCAATATCTCTTAATATAA
- a CDS encoding nitrous oxide-stimulated promoter family protein, with the protein MTKDKFKSEIQTVTKFIQLYCDDKHKDDKKTQRSISVDFNGENNMLNMDVCLCDECMQITNYAYERLKRCPHIEKPRCHKCPHPCYELPIWKQMAKIMRYSGMKLGLNKIKRLIFRD; encoded by the coding sequence ATGACAAAAGATAAATTTAAAAGTGAAATACAAACTGTAACAAAATTTATTCAGCTTTATTGTGATGATAAACATAAAGATGATAAAAAAACACAAAGGAGTATTTCTGTAGATTTTAATGGTGAAAATAATATGCTAAATATGGATGTTTGTTTATGTGATGAATGTATGCAAATTACGAATTATGCCTATGAAAGACTAAAAAGGTGTCCACATATAGAAAAACCAAGATGCCACAAATGTCCACACCCATGCTATGAATTACCTATTTGGAAACAAATGGCTAAAATAATGAGATATAGCGGTATGAAATTGGGGCTAAATAAGATAAAAAGACTTATATTTAGAGACTAA